Proteins encoded in a region of the Scomber scombrus chromosome 16, fScoSco1.1, whole genome shotgun sequence genome:
- the ndufb9 gene encoding NADH dehydrogenase [ubiquinone] 1 beta subcomplex subunit 9, with product MASAYLTHQQKVLRLYKKSLRHLESWCIFRDKYRFYACMLRARFDDNKNEKDMVKATMMLKSGEEEFWDNQHPQPYIFPDSPGGTSYERYECYKVPEWVLEHWHPSEKAMYPDYFSKREQWKKLRAQSWDKEVAQLQAETPAGGPLTEVLPPARKEGDLPPLWWQYVTRPRERPT from the exons ATGGCCTCTGCCTATCTGACCCACCAGCAGAAAGTCCTGCGGCTTTATAAGAAGTCCCTGAGACACCTGGAGTCATGGTGCATCTTCAG AGATAAGTACCGGTTCTACGCCTGCATGCTGCGGGCTCGTTTTGATGATAATAAGAATGAGAAGGACATGGTGAAGGCGACCATGATGCTGAAGTCCGGAGAGGAAGAGTTCTGGGACAACCAGCATCCTCAGCCTTACATCTTCCCCGACTCTCCTGGAGGGACTTCCTACGAGAGATACGAGTGTTACAAA GTCCCAGAGTGGGTGCTGGAGCACTGGCACCCCTCTGAGAAGGCCATGTACCCTGACTACTTCTCCAAGAGGGAGCAGTGGAAGAAACTGAGAGCGCAGAGCTGGGACAAAGAG GTCGCCCAGCTTCAGGCCGAGACTCCAGCCGGAGGCCCCCTGACCGAGGTCCTCCCTCCTGCCCGCAAGGAGGGCGACCTCCCCCCTCTGTGGTGGCAGTACGTCACCCGCCCCAGGGAGCGCCCCacataa